The proteins below are encoded in one region of Scleropages formosus chromosome 19, fSclFor1.1, whole genome shotgun sequence:
- the tmem14ca gene encoding transmembrane protein 14C translates to MSTDWAGYGYAALVASGGVLGYVKAGSVPSLAAGLLFGGLAGFGAYQVSQDPNNIWVSLATSGTLAGIMGMRFFKSRKLMPAGIIAGTSLLMVGKLGVGMLQKPHKP, encoded by the exons ATGTCCACGGACTGGGCCGGCTACGGCTACGCAGCCCTCGTCGCCTCGGGAGGGGTGCTGGGATACGTCAAAGCAG GCAGTGTCCCCTCCTTGGCCGCAGGACTTCTGTTTGGGGGCCTCGCCGGGTTCGGCGCTTACCAGGTGTCACAGGATCCCAACAACATCTGGGTTTCGCTAG CGACCTCAGGAACCCTGGCTGGCATCATGGGGATGAGattttttaaatccagaaaaTTAATGCCTGCTGGAATTATAGCTGGAACAAG TCTTTTGATGGTCGGAAAGCTTGGTGTGGGGATGTTGCAGAAGCCCCATAAGCCATAA